One segment of Castanea sativa cultivar Marrone di Chiusa Pesio chromosome 3, ASM4071231v1 DNA contains the following:
- the LOC142627698 gene encoding F-box/kelch-repeat protein At3g06240-like produces MLTTNEELPEDLVIQILLWLPVISLLRFKSVCKSWCVLISSQNFITRHLLHNQTISNKNKNGSLLLLQKTSHYNVFAKLPYETLEISSTQVLPSLYFGFDMKVRVEIIGSSNGLVCLHVEWGNIILWNPATKETKVVPKSRISYPQSKSGLLDLGFGFDIKTNDYKVVMILNADDYSNPELTFLERKNFNIAEVYCLSTNSWKKVHAWVPDKFVSYNRHRTYTKGMFSWCGYYRDDWLDCILSFDMSNELFLRTTIPDDSAVGYCNYDWRSFFVLNGLVSLVILIEDMERSESCIHIWSLLEFGVRDSWTKLFTIGPLMRIDRSFGFLKNNSMLLKNNEGQLLLYNLFTQEMTDLRFGGVSSKWLQVIPYMESLISVKGENDLEDQDSS; encoded by the coding sequence ATGCTGACAACTAATGAAGAATTGCCTGAAGACTTGGTGATACAAATTTTGCTATGGCTACCAGTGATTTCACTTTTGCGATTCAAGAGTGTCTGTAAATCTTGGTGTGTTCTCATTAGTAGCCAAAACTTCATCACTAGACATCTTCTCCACAATCAGACCATCTCTAACAAGAATAAGAATGGCAGTTTGCTTCTTCTCCAGAAAACTTCCCATTATAATGTTTTCGCCAAGCTTCCTTATGAAACTCTTGAAATATCTTCAACACAAGTTCTTCCATCATTGTATTTTGGTTTTGATATGAAGGTAAGAGTTGAAATCATTGGCTCATCCAATGGTCTTGTTTGTTTGCATGTTGAGTGGGGTAATATTATTCTGTGGAACCCtgcaacaaaagaaacaaaagttgTTCCCAAGTCCCGCATATCCTATCCACAAAGCAAATCCGGGCTTCTTGATCTTGGGTTTGGTTTCGACATTAAAACTAATGACTACAAGGTGGTCATGATCTTAAATGCCGATGACTACTCTAATCCTGAATTAAcctttttagaaagaaaaaattttaatatagcTGAGGTATATTGTTTAAGTACTAATTCATGGAAAAAAGTTCATGCTTGGGTGCCGGATAAATTTGTAAGCTATAATCGTCATAGGACGTACACAAAAGGGATGTTTTCTTGGTGCGGGTATTATCGTGATGATTGGCTTGATTGCATTTTATCATTTGATATGAGCAATGAGTTATTTCTAAGAACAACTATACCAGATGATAGTGCTGTTGGGTATTGCAATTATGATTGGAGAAGTTTTTTTGTGCTTAATGGATTGGTTTCTCTAGTTATTTTGATTGAAGATATGGAACGGTCGGAGAGTTGTATTCATATTTGGTCGTTGCTTGAATTTGGTGTTAGGGACTCTTGGACTAAGCTATTCACAATTGGACCTCTTATGAGAATTGACAGATCATTTGGATTTTTGAAGAATAACAGCATGCTCTTGAAAAATAATGAAGGGCAATTGCTCTTGTATAACCTCTTTACCCAAGAAATGACTGATCTTCGATTTGGTGGAGTATCATCAAAATGGTTGCAAGTAATTCCTTACATGGAGAGTCTAATTTCTGTCAAAGGAGAAAATGACCTTGAAGACCAGGATAGCTCGTAA
- the LOC142627423 gene encoding ribonuclease 1-like yields the protein MWPQKNGQEVSCPGSPDFHFDEVQRGSNDLLGRMDRWWPSFNAAHKRSNRPFWKTEWKKHGTCTSFTQSEYFEKAISKAEYLNLYNILFKAGIQPGMQTYTSEIKNEIEMTFNLKPRIHCNEDQYGTVQLYEITFCVDKTGTQFQNCTYSAACNREPIVFPSTYYQSTAQQCSYRS from the exons ATGTGGCCCCAAAAGAATGGGCAAGAGGTCTCATGTCCTGGAAGTCCTGACTTTCATTTCGATGAG GTGCAAAGAGGTTCGAATGACCTCCTAGGTAGAATGGACCGTTGGTGGCCAAGTTTTAATGCAGCACACAAAAGAAGCAATAGACCCTTTTGGAAAACCGAATGGAAAAAGCATGGCACATGCACTTCCTTCACTCAATCTGAGTACTTTGAAAAGGCTATTTCTAAAGCAGAATATCTTAACCTATACAATATATTGTTTAAAGCAG GAATTCAGCCTGGCATGCAAACTTATACCAGTGAAATCAAGAACGAAATTGAAATGACGTTCAACTTGAAGCCAAGGATTCATTGCAATGAGGACCAATATGGAACCGTACAACTATACGAAATAACATTTTGTGTGGACAAAACTGGAACACAATTTCAGAATTGTACTTACAGTGCTGCCTGTAATCGAGAACCAATCGTATTTCCCAGTACCTATTATCAGTCAACAGCACAGCAATGTTCCTATAGAAGTTAA